In Tachysurus vachellii isolate PV-2020 chromosome 1, HZAU_Pvac_v1, whole genome shotgun sequence, a genomic segment contains:
- the LOC132841472 gene encoding succinate receptor 1-like, with translation MQDNCSSVVTPLLEKYYLSPMYGLEFAIGFIGNLVVVLGYIFCLPAWKSTNVYLFNLSVSDLIFLCTLPELSYNYAYNLKKFNSSLCVVNRYILNVNLYSSILFMMWVSVDRFLLMCHPQREHILLTIKAALIISILNWIWVTLQIAPLIVFIIQDLEQNGWTVCRDFGSLGVPRVILIYSIVLTITGYVMPLVALFQSSNKMVSVLVKRQELRGKSFQRPVRIVRIATIMFLLLYTPLHVMRIVRFASRLPELNLSLCVLDYINGAFIVTRPIGFAHSAFNPVFYFLMTDSFKEALQDKWRQIKRMIMRAS, from the coding sequence ATGCAGGACAACTGTTCCAGTGTCGTCACTCCACTTTTGGAGAAATATTACCTCTCACCAATGTACGGTCTGGAATTTGCCATCGGATTCATCGGAAACCTAGTGGTGGTCCTAGGCTACATCTTTTGCCTCCCTGCTTGGAAGTCCACTAACGTGTACCTGTTTaacctgtctgtgtctgacctcatctTCCTGTGCACTTTACCTGAGCTGTCCTATAACTACGCTTACAACCTGAAGAAATTTAATTCTTCATTATGTGTAGTTAATCGTTACATTCTCAATGTGAACCTGTACTCCAGCATCCTTTTCATGATGTGGGTAAGTGTGGACCGGTTCTTATTGATGTGTCACCCACAGCGAGAACACATCCTGTTGACTATCAAGGCTGCATTAATCATCAGCATCCTGAACTGGATCTGGGTGACTCTTCAAATTGCTCCTCTCATCGTCTTTATTATCCAGGACTTGGAGCAAAATGGCTGGACAGTGTGTCGTGATTTTGGGAGCCTGGGAGTTCCCCGAGTTATTCTGATCTACAGCATAGTTCTCACTATAACTGGATATGTGATGCCACTGGTGGCTTTGTTTCAGTCATCAAACAAGATGGTTTCTGTACTAGTGAAAAGACAGGAATTGCGTGGCAAGTCTTTTCAAAGGCCAGTAAGAATTGTGCGGATCGCAACTATCATGTTCCTGTTGCTCTACACACCTCTCCATGTAATGAGGATTGTGCGTTTTGCATCTCGGCTTCCTGAATTAAATTTGTCATTGTGTGTTTTAGACTACATCAATGGGGCTTTCATAGTGACACGGCCAATTGGATTTGCACACAGTGCCTTCAACCCTGTGTTTTACTTCCTCATGACAGACAGTTTTAAAGAAGCTCTGCAGGACAAGTGGAGGCAGATTAAAAGGATGATAATGAGAGCGTCATAA